The Anolis carolinensis isolate JA03-04 chromosome 2, rAnoCar3.1.pri, whole genome shotgun sequence genome contains the following window.
tagctgtgcccggccacgcgttgctgtggcgtatggggattctttgttaggtaggtggaataacagtgaatagctttgtagcctgaaagcctggccattttcttatgtgaatccttgtttggtgaggtggaatagaaaggaataggcttgctgcttggaaggttaggtagttgccttttaggggaatgtttttttggggtggtagaattgtaatgaatagcctcggtggttcaaagcctgggtgcttgctacctaggggaaatctttggttggtcagcttcagagtagtatcactgtttcaaagcgtggtcgccttttacgaaggttaatcttttattggtgtggttgaattgcactgaatatccttgcagctccaatgtctggctgtatttattattttgtattttatatatatattacaaaatatagaaagcatggcaataaGAATAGGAATAGTAGAAGTTCCCTCCCATGGTAGCCCCCTCCCGAAGAAAGCCCCTCTTGTAATTCCTCCTCCTGTTTTTCGTTGTTTCCCAACCTTGTGTTCTATTGTCGGGTCTTTCCTtgcctttgtttatattttgcttggagggggggagggggagggagtgtgacccccccttcccttccctcctcccgctCGGGAAGCccattccccttccctcttcccttcgtcctccttttcctcttcttccttcgccCCTATGGGGTGGCCGAAGGGGGAGCGGTAATTCTTCCAAAGGAAAagagagagcaggaggaggagggagacccttgcttacctttttcttttccttttctggccCTGGAAGGGAAGGCCGGAAAGCCTATGGACGCCGGTATGGCCCTGGGAGTTGGAAAGCCATGGAGGGGGCGGAGCCAGGAGGTCCGGCGGTGGAGGGATGATAGGGAGGCCCATGGGTGCAGGAAGGTGTGGGCCCCGAGGTCCCGGAGGAGACCGGGTTCAGCCTGAATGGGCAGAAGGAAGGGGCCGGGGTCTGCCGGGAAAAGGCCAGGAGGCATCTGGTAAGGGTTcgcagagaaggaggggggacctgagagagggagcgagctgatcctgggcagccatgctgtcccgaaaaatactttgagttccgcGCGCATGCGTACATtacctgttgtgggttttggtctttttttggtgttgtgattgtgttttttgtgtgattgtgttgtatcttactggaggcaggggtgatggattgtgttgccaattttagagtttggggggtgttgggttttgttgttttgtgagttgcctgatgccaaaagccttttatatatatagatagattaattatttccagcatttatatcccacccttctcacctgaccGTACACATTTTTAGACCTTATTTATTGATCCTGACAATCATAACTATACACGATTAGGGTAATATTGATACAGGATCTTCTTAAAGTAGGATGGAATCCTTAAAGATCCACAATAAATCTAGTTTTGAGAGTTGGGTAGCCTTACCCTCTTTTCCACCATTGTTACCACCATTTCTCTCAATAGAAAGAAGAGATGGCAGTGAAAATTATGCACCCTGGATAGAAATGTGTTGTACCAAAACAGTGCGGTGTTAGAAACACCTGTTTAGTATTCCAGCCATGCTTTCTTCCACAATACAACTATCCATATGTTTCTCTTTGGCAGCtaatctttctctctttccctagcAGATTGAAGAAGTTATGGGAAAGTACAGGGAAATTAGAAGTAATCTggatactgtgttgtcgaaggctttcatggccggaatcactgggttgctgtgagttttctgggctgtgtggccatgtttcataagcattctctcctgacatttcacccacatctatggcaggcatccccagtgGATATGAGgcaaccttacaacctctgaggatgcctgccatagatgtgggtgaaacatcaggagagaatgtttctggaacatggccatacagcctggaagactcacaacaacccaatctggATACTACCATCCTGGTTTAAAATCCTGTGAATGAGTTGGTATAATGGAATCTTCAGCCACAAGCACCATCAGTGCCTGGTCCCCATTGAGATTTGTGGGACAATTTCTCTCACCAGGACCACTTTAAGTTTTCCCTCCATCCaaactgggtttttttgggggggggggcattttcaaGAGATGCCCCTCCCCAAACTTGCAAATACCTCTCTCTTGGGTATAGATAGTATTGTTTTAGCCACAGAAAGGTTGGAAATTGGAGAATAAATTCACAATTGGTAGAATAGGTAGATTCCTGAGAAGATGAACTTGTTAGTGAAAAAGTGTAGGTTTGTTTTAGATGTTTGATActcactttgtttttgtttttttttctattagtTTCACACAAGCACTGGGGGCTGTTGGCCTGTGGAGTGAGTCTGGGATTGGGGTTGCTGTTCACCGTCATTCTTCTGATTCGCTGGGGTTTGCACAGGCTCCAGAGAGGTAAGCGCCATAAAaggcactgtgttgtcgaaggctttcatggctgggatcacagggttgttgtatgtctttcgagctgtgtggccatgttccagaagtattctctcctgacgttttgcccacatctatggcaagcatcctcagaggttgtaaggtacctcacaacctctgaggatgcctgccatagatgtgggcaaaacgtcaggagagaatacttctggaacaatgccacacagcctgaaagacatacaacaaccctataaaagGCACTAATGAGTTTTTCCCACACTCCCACGTCAGTCGATGAGAAATTAACCCTCCAGTGTTGTTTGTGAAAAGTAATGTGAATTTTTAGCGCTGCAACTTGCTCTTTATTCTTTGTAAAAGAGAACACACAAGAACAAATAACATGCTCAGTATTCATAGTATTCAACATAGTAAGATAAGCAAAATTGATCCTGGATCCCAAGGGGCTTTACAATCTTCATTTTGACAGTAGGGGAAGATGCCAAAGGAGGATACTTTGGTATCAAGTGCAGGTATATTCCCCAGTTAGCAAACTTAGATGTATCTataggcattatttatttatttctctatctatctatttatatttaccatatttgtaccccgcccttctcaaccccagaggggactcagggcggattcacATATCAGCACAATTTGATGTTGTAAAAACACACTAAAACGAaaaaattaaagcaattaaaaacagttacaacaattattaaaatcacattatcCAAAGTCgtagtccagggccattccaagtTATCATTGCACAtatttaaagtttatttattgcactttagattctccaaaagcttggtcccaaagccatgttttgactttcttcctaaaggctaaaagggaaggggctgatcgaatgtcactggggagggagttccagaaaaattTCAcatcagaggcagaaataacatggaaagggaaaaaattaACTGTAATTCAATATATTTCAGAAAATGTGGTATTAGAACTACGTTAACAATATTCATGAGTGAAATGAAACTACCAGATTAGTTAAGCCTCATAAAAGTTAATCAGAAAAAATCTTGTAGAAACtccttgaaagcttcttccaaaatgtatcCAGGAATAGCCTTTTCTTTCAGCAGTTACCACTTTTCTTGTGATTTCAGTTTTGATCATCAAATCTATGATTTTACAACATGCTGAGGAGTATCTTATatgctcttcccttttccttctgatTTGCTGTATACGGGGATTCAGGTGACAGCTGCTGTTTACTTGCCTGTAGTAAGCACATACACACAGCTACAGCAGGATCAATTTGTgtagtatcccattctttctTAGCTGGATGgctctgtcgggagtgcttggttaagtattcctgcatggcagaatgggaatgGATCTCCGTTATGGTctcttccatagaatcatagaatcatagaatattagagttgtaacagacctcatgggccatccagtccaacccctgccaagaagcaggaaatcgcattcaaagcacccccgacagatagccatccagcctctgtttaaaagcctccaaagaaggagcctccaccacagtctggggaagagagttccactgccgaacagccttcacagtgaggaagttcttcctgatgttcaggtggaatctcctttcctgtagtttgaagccattgttccgcgtcctagtctgcagggcagcagaaaacaatcttgctccctcctccctatgacttcccctcacatatttgtacatggctatcatgtctcctgttagccttctcttttgcagcctaaacatgcccagttctttaagccactcctcatagggcttgttctccagacctttgatcattttagttgcccttctctggatgctttccagcttgtcaacatctcccttcaactgcggtgcccagaattggacacagtattccaggtgtggtctgaccaaggcagaatagaggggtagcatgacttccctggatctagatgctatagccctatttatgcaggccaaaactccaactctgtaattctataCTTTGGCAGGAGTAAGAGAGGCAGCTTGGGGCCGCCAGGGTGGGATGCATAGAAAACTTCCAAGGGGCTGTATGTCACCTGTGGCACTGCCTCATGTGCTATGGAGACCCTACAAGAGGTTTCTTGATGCCAAGTTGGCTGCACTCACCTTCTCATCTGTTGGCTTAactcatttttctctctttccttcccagaTATGCCCAGCAAACACTATTCCCGTCCCATTCTGCTGATCTACTCTCCTGATTCGGAGGAACACAAGCAGCTGGTCTGTGCCTTTGCTGGATTGTTGCGCTCTGCACTTGGCTGCCCCATTCTGTTGGACCTCTGGGAGCTGGGCCATGTTGGCCGACTGGGCATCATGGCCTGGATGTACGCCCAGCGAGAACTTGTAAGCCAGGAGCAGGGCCAAGTGCTGCTGTTATGGAGCCCAGGGACCGCTCATTCCTATGAACTGTGGCACGGGAaggaagatggagatggagggaAGGCACCAGAGCCGCATGACCTTTTTGGAGCTGCCATGGCATGTTTGCAAGGCGAACTCCAGGGTGCTGCTGGGACTATGAAACAGAGCGACTGGGTGATCGCCTATTTCAGTAAAGTGTGTGGCCGGCGGGACATCCCTCGTGCCCTGCGGTTCCTTCCCCGCTATCGCCTGCCGCAGGAACTTCCAGGGCTGGTCAAGGTCTTGCAGGGCCCTTCCAGCTCAGCACCCAACTGGTTGCATGCCAGTGCCAAAGACTTGGTGCGCCGCCTGCTCAAAGTTGAACGGAGGAAAGGGCCACGGAGCCGGCTGTATCATTCTTGGAGGACAACCACAGAGAGGCTTAGAACAAGCTCCCTTATTCCCCTTACTGTTGCCAAACCACGCAAGCCAGCCTGCACTTGAATGGATGACCAAGAGGTGGACACCTGTGTCGGTTGTGAAATGCAGCTGCCTTAGGAGTTAATTCACAAGTAGGGGCAGTAAATAGGGGTGAAAGCTATATCTGCTCTATTGCGGAATCCACAAATCTGTAGCATGCTGGGCCTCTTAAATCCAATGCTTACAAAAAGGAAGGGCTAAATTCAGCCAAATGCTTTATGGTAAGGAGAAGGCTGAGACTGTTCTGCCCAAAAGCCAGGCTTTCTCCAACATGGCAGTGGCAACTGATGTAATGGAGATGAGATTGCCATAAAAGATAATGCTAGTGATGTATGGGGCACAGGAAAGGTCAGGACCCAGAGGCCATTTATTGGCCTTACCTTTGGCAGAGGGGATGTGCAATATTAATAttgtgtgtaaggtaaaggtaaaggtcttcccctgacattaagtctagttgtgtctgactctgggggttggtgttcatctcaatttctaagctgaagagctggtgttgtgtgtagacgcctccaaggtcatgtggctggcatgactgcatggagcgccgttacctttctgctggagcagtacctattgatctactcacatttgctaggttggcagaagctgggctaacagcgggagctcatgccactccctggattcgaaccagtgacctttcattcagcagatttcagcagctcagtggtttaatcggCTGCACCAGCGGGGGCTccataaactgcaaaaacttgatTGTGTGTAGTCAGGAATAATCCATAATGGTGTGGTCTCCAAGATCTTGCCTCGTTGGTGCACAGCAGTGCCAATGACATTGAGAGACAATTGGTCCATGCACCAGGAGGATGCTGTCATGCAACAGAACTGGATAATCCAGCAGACCGAATAGCTACATTACCAAAATAATAAAGGTTGTAGTCAAAGAAGAGAACCGCATGTGTTGCggtatgtaagaaatcagttaatcaGTTAATGTGTTGCggtatgtaagaaatcagttaatgtgtgtgtgtcaactgcaaaataaggtGCATGaggctgattggttgagccatgtctggagagctggttaagcctgggagtttttgatattGTTGAatttttgttcaggcttgagctatGCAGGAGCAGAGTGATTttgaagagagaagcagagagagacacacacagagttagaagtgtgctcttgcttcatgagctgctggaaggaatttatccacatggacaaaggaaagactattttaaatctctcatgaaaggacattatgtgagttggtgcaactgatcacattgtaaatatgttgttctggatttaagaagaataaactacttgttctttattgttcacctgcgtgGCACATATCTCTCTGGTAAGGCAGTGCGTGGACAACACAGTTTGATTTTTCATTACATCACAGcatgcatataataatattctCGTAAACAGACTACATGGACTTACATTTTCGTTACCAATTTGCCTATCTTTAAATTGTCCAAACAAGAACAAAGCAAACGTGTCACCAAGGAATTTGATAGTTCTTATTGTGCTGTGTGGTAAATATGGTTTATCAAATGAATCCCACATCTGTTCttgtttttctgctttgtttGATGTAAGATAATAAATGGACTGTTTAAAACAACATCTGTGGTATACAGCATAGTGTCATGCATGGTATGTGGACAGCTCGATTCTAATATTCACTTGCCAATCATCTGAAGTTTGGTTATCTCTTACAAAACATGGTTTCCCAGCATCAACAATTATTGTTCAAATATCTTTCTGTGCATTAAAGCTAAATATAACTTGAAGGCTTGGAAAAGGATTCTGCTTAGCAAACCATTGTGTCATCCAGTCATTCTTctctatattattaaaataagtaCAAATCCTTGTGCAAAATGGAAAAGATCATAAGCATGAGCATGTGAATGGTTATTGGCTTAATGTGCCAGCTATTCTTATATGGGTTGCTTAAAATCTGGAACTCAATTTAGGGCTGctgattctacactgtagaatgaatacagtttggcaccactatgCATGACAAttagtcatggctcaatgctatgtaattctggaatttggagtttggtgaagcatcagctctctttggcagaaaaggctgaagcCTTTGTAAATAACTTccgtagcattgaaccatagcagttaaagtttttttaaaaattatgtcagaagccacttgaaaacatactgcaagtcgcttctggtgtgagagaattggccttctacagagacgttgcccaggggatgcccagatgtgttaccaccctgctgggagctgtctctcatgttcctgcaagctagagcagacagatgggagctcacctcatcttgtGGATTCAGACTGGCAGTCTTCAGATTAGCAACCTGTTCTTCAGACTATCTGGGGTGCTaattaagaaaattgcattggataaaccgcATCAGTTCTAgttagtggtcagtgctcttaagtttttacccagtttaggtccccagatgttaatgaactacaacttccatccttTTTATTACCCACCATGTggactgaggataatgggaattgcaacccacaGATCTTGTGGCTCTGAGGCTGGGGAAAGGTTAACCGACATTTTAAggccagacatcatatccacaagtatCCAAATTCAAATCGCACTCTCCTGACTAAGCAGAATAAACTGCAGCCTTTCAGATGagactgtatcacaactcccatcaactctagtcatGATGATAAGGAATACAGGTGTCATAGTCCAGCACTTGAGGGCCACATATAGGACATAGTGGACTGGATTCAGCCTGAGGGTCTTAAGTTTGACACATGCACTCTAGATGTTCCAGAATAAAGTGGACTACacagttgtgctggaggatctagggcaggtatccccaaactaaggtcaatgggctggatgtggctctccaaagtcatttatccagcccccactcTAAACTTTTGACTTAGGGTCACCGTAAGTCTGAAATGATGAAAGCGCACAACAACAATGCTATTTAACTCAACTATATCATCATCCAAAAGGAGACCCACACTTACCACTGAAAtacataaacataaataaataaataaacactgaaATGTTTATGTTGttcaaaattgttcttcattttcatAACCAACCAAACACGAATATTgtata
Protein-coding sequences here:
- the il17re gene encoding interleukin-17 receptor E; translated protein: MQANVSEHHPAVLPYELLLPCLCIEASYGHQDGIRKKICPFQDQPEAFGPDLWSSVQFKDYSNSVKAEMAMALKDRCFLHPTASLCWKETAAPEAICQDIPNATITETGQEYILKEVDVNPQLCFKFSYKNTSHIECPHQTETAWNVSLRATFFQLHVNIRCHIPASFSAALCQKQPRGLCELEPPVYTVTHPEGSVQVDLDLILPWRALRSCLLVWRSDVRFAGKQLLCPDVSHKHWGLLACGVSLGLGLLFTVILLIRWGLHRLQRDMPSKHYSRPILLIYSPDSEEHKQLVCAFAGLLRSALGCPILLDLWELGHVGRLGIMAWMYAQRELVSQEQGQVLLLWSPGTAHSYELWHGKEDGDGGKAPEPHDLFGAAMACLQGELQGAAGTMKQSDWVIAYFSKVCGRRDIPRALRFLPRYRLPQELPGLVKVLQGPSSSAPNWLHASAKDLVRRLLKVERRKGPRSRLYHSWRTTTERLRTSSLIPLTVAKPRKPACT